A DNA window from Fragaria vesca subsp. vesca linkage group LG3, FraVesHawaii_1.0, whole genome shotgun sequence contains the following coding sequences:
- the LOC101312037 gene encoding uncharacterized protein LOC101312037 gives MSSKKEEKAQAAAERIKAQALSAAKGLSRAQAERAAAAAARNVNAYGQKEEGPSRWQEKREAKRQMYLMSTEKAVRLGERKDLKANISTVGSAASQCQKCFQPGHWTYECKNERVYISRPSRTQQLKNPKLKMKVSLSYDLDVADPDTKKEEKSEKSSKKSKRKHRGGSDSGSDSEASVFETDSGESSVTGSDYSSEGSSSDYSSSSDSEEERRRRRKKKKQKIRRKRYSSSSESSDSGSSESDSDDRRSRKKSKRHSRKR, from the coding sequence ATGTCGAGTAAGAAAGAAGAGAAGGCTCAGGCTGCAGCAGAAAGGATCAAGGCTCAGGCCTTGAGTGCTGCAAAAGGTCTTAGTCGAGCTCAGGCTGAAAGGGCGGCTGCTGCTGCTGCACGAAATGTTAACGCTTATGGGCAGAAGGAAGAAGGACCCAGCAGATGGCAGGAGAAAAGGGAAGCCAAGAGACAGATGTATTTGATGAGTACTGAAAAAGCAGTGAGACTGGGTGAGAGGAAAGACCTGAAGGCAAATATATCTACTGTTGGTAGTGCAGCTTCACAATGCCAGAAGTGTTTCCAACCTGGGCATTGGACATATGAATGTAAGAATGAACGTGTTTATATCTCAAGGCCATCTAGGACTCAGCAACTGAAAAATCCTAAACTGAAGATGAAGGTGTCACTATCCTATGATCTGGATGTTGCGGATCCAGATACTAAAAAGGAAGAAAAGAGTGAAAAGTCATCGAAGAAAAGCAAGAGGAAACATAGGGGAGGTTCTGATTCTGGCAGTGATAGTGAAGCTTCAGTTTTTGAGACTGATAGTGGGGAATCATCAGTTACAGGTTCTGATTATTCTTCTGAAGGGAGTAGTTCAGATTACAGTTCATCATCTGATTCTGAGGAGGAGAGAAGGCGCAGGAGGAAGAAGAAGAAGCAAAAGATAAGGCGTAAAAGATACTCCTCATCATCTGAGTCTTCTGATTCAGGGTCTTCTGAATCTGATTCTGATGATAGGAGAAGCCGGAAGAAGAGCAAGAGGCACAGCAGAAAGCGTTAA